The following nucleotide sequence is from Trifolium pratense cultivar HEN17-A07 linkage group LG2, ARS_RC_1.1, whole genome shotgun sequence.
CAAGTCTTACATATTTTTGTTTACTATTCTTCAAGTGATTACtactttccttttttatttcaaCATTGACATATCTAACAATAATCAACATATTCTCCCAGATACAGATCGTTTGAGCAAAAATCATCTGAACAACTATGCTCGAAAGAACAATCTTGATCCACCTGTTTATAAAACTATAGCTGAGGGGCTACCTCATGACATTCACTATAAGGCTACTGTTTTTATTGATGGAAAGTCATTTGAAAGCCCAACATTTTTCAACACGATAAGAGACGCAGAGCAGGCTGCTGCAAAAATTGCTTTGATGGAATTGCCAATTTCAGTTGACGTGTTTCAGAAGGCAAGTGTCTTGTAATTTCTTATGCAATTCcaaaatcactttttctttGGATATTTTATgataatcaaatttctaactAGATGTTGAATGTCACATAACATATTTCTGAGCTTAAGTTggcaaaaatcaaaattgagttaCAAAAGACATTTAGATGTTAATAGATAATtatttagcttattttcataagctctcgaGGATAGTTTATGGAAATATCTTAtgaattatatgattttttattttttttacttcactATTAGTTTgtattatagaaatagcttatacataactacttatatgataagttgtttatccaaacaaagtCTAATAGTATACCAACTGTGTTTGAAGGTCAAACTAATTGAAGTTTACTTGTATGTTCCTGCTTTATCTGCATTATTACAAAtagttttaattgaattttggTTTGTGTCCTTTTTATTCAGGATGAATCTTGTCCATCAAAGAGTTTACTACTAGAATTGACACAGAGAGAAGGTTTTTGCAAACCAACATATAAAACTACAGAGTCTGGTTCTTCTCATTTGTTTTTCTCAACTGTGGAAGTAGAGGGCTTGGAATTTCATGGAAAGGCATCCAGATCCAAAAAACTGGCAGAGAATGATGCTGCAAAGATTTCTTACATCGCCTTAAAAGAGTGTAAGTTCATTcacttcatttttctttttgttcataAGAATCACTACCAAGTTTGTCCTCTATGTTtcagtaataatttgagaatatatattatcatatgTTTCAGTACCATGTTGGTGTTGAACACCAAACATGCCTTAAATTTGAAGTGTATGTATATGATTGTGCTTTGATAATATTGATGTGTTACACAGGCGGACTTGATATGTATGCTTCTTTTTGTTCCTCTTTCGAAGAAAATCAAGAGCTACAATCAACCGATAAATCAGACATTGTTAAACCCAAGCAGAACCTCAGCTTTGAAGGTTTGTTTCTTCATCCAAAATCATATCTTACTTATCAGAAACTTTTTATGAATTATCATGAAGctattttacttttttcaaAGTTGTAATTTGCTGACCATTGAGCATATTAATGACTTTGTGTTTATTCTAACAGATGAACTTTTGGATAAGGAGATATTACctaatgatgtcaaaattaacAATGGCATACACAATGAATCTTTTCCACTTCCCCCTAAGAAAAAATTTAAGCTGAGAAACATGAGCTCTTCATCTACTGACCTTCCTTCTGTATCGGTTTCTGAGTCAAACAAGGCAACAAGTAGTTACCTGATTTTTAACAGGTTGAAGGTGTTTACAAGTTTTCCAGATACTGTATTCCCAGATGGGAATAATGGTTCTGCCAATTGGTGACTATAAATGGGTTGCAGCGAGTCTGGAATTTCCAAATGACGATAAAGACTTTTGATTCTTATGAAAGTTTCATTTCATATATGACTTTTGTTTTCAGGTATTAGAAACAATGTTAAATATAAGATGCTAACTTGACTTCAATGTAAGACTTTTGATGGCTTATTTAGATGTTGTGCATGTTTGAATTCAATTTCGGGAGGGACAAAAACGGTTGCCAATGTGTTACCATTGTTGCTAGCAAGAATAATAGCCAGTGTGAATTGTGAAATGCTATCGTATgacaaaaatgaaaacacaATGCTATAATCTTTTCGTATTTGTACTAGGTAAGATCATCTAAAAATCTGAACTAGCAAGCTGGTACAAAGTATGACAGAAATTAATACAAGTTAGAAAAACAACTACAGCTCTTGGATTCTTGATCCTCCAAAGTATGACTTAATCACATGTTTACAATGTATATCTTGTTCTAATTTATCTTTATAATGTTTACACCATTGACCCAACTTTCATActttcttataatttttctttagcTTGCTATCTTGTGTACATGATCATTGGTTGATAATGATATAGTATAAAGAATCCACTAAACCCTAAACTTGAACTCTAGTTAGCAACAATGAGATCACAATCTTACATAAAAACTAATATGTTTGAGACTACCGCATTTTTCGCTTTCTAGATAACAAATATGTTTGAGAACCAGATCACCCCTAATATATCCGTTACATTTTTACTACCTCCCACTATCCCTTTAAACATTTCTCAAAAAGCAGTAGATACCCCCATCCACTTCAATGTCTCTTTCCACACACTTGATAACATCGGACAATTAAAGAAGACGTGATTAGCGTTTTCCTCGCACACATCTGCCTACACAAAGAGAGGAGGAATTCAGTTAAAAGACGGAAATTTGGATGTTTTAAAAGTTGATGTTTTAAAACATGAAGACTTGCGATGTTAAAAGACTTGCGATGTTGTTTTGCCTAATTTTTATtagaatttatattttgaaatccTTAATTTCTTCTGAAGGTGACAAATGATTATGAACATCCGGTGATGGTTGTCGGAGACTTTGTTTCAAGACGAGGATAGATCCTCTCATGTGATCCAAGTTTCGCATGAGGAGTGTCTAATGCATCTTTACAAAACCGACTAGATGAGGAGTGTCGCTATTTATCAACACACATTTCATGCTTTATTTTTACCATATGTGGTACTTATGTTGTTCTTCAATGGTAAACTCACATTACTGCTCAAACACTCCATTACACATATATGAAAGAGAAGCAGCATAACTTTTAAAAAGagacaaaatagaagaaaaacaaacagaaaACCAAAATTATAAAAGTGACCTGATAAAAAAATAGGGTTCATGTCAAAATATATCACACTACATAAATgctacaataaaaaataaaaataaaaagagtacACAAAAGACCAAAATAGTCTTCAAAACAAACCAGACCATGTGGCAAACAAAAAGTATCAACACAAAACTATCCTTCTTTCTTTCATACCAAATGCATTTATCAAACTGCATATCATGTACTATTGATTTTCTTCACATATAtagttaatattattaatttcaatGTAATTTCAACCATAATATATACTACAATCTATGTAAAAAATGGACAACAATATATCATATTAATAAGTGCTTCACGTTAATTCTTCTCCAAATTAATCAATCTAATTAGTAGTGAGAGTGAAAATGTACAAGATGAAGCTGAAGGAGCTGTGTGACCGGAGACGGTGGAGTTTGCCGGAGTACTATGCCATGAATATTGATGGTCCACCGCACAATCCGAGATTTAAGGGGTATGTTTTTGTCAATGGTGTCACATTTACTTCTTCTGATACCTTCAATTCCTCCAAAGAAGCCAATAACCAAGCTGCTATGAAAGCTTTCCTCAAATTTTCTTCTACTCCATCAGGTACTCTTTCCCTTCATGGATTTTTTACAATGAACTTCATGTAATAGAAAGATAGATAGGtgattttttataacaatttattcatttcttttttgAGAGTGGTAACTTTATTGAGTAATTATGAGAAAAGTTTTTAGAATTTATCAAATGTTTGATCATTGAAGGGttactattttttcataattgacAAAGTTTTCTGTAATTTAAAATCACTTTTGTTAGAAAGTTTTCTTGTACATTTTCCCTGTTACTATTGTGTCTTGAAATACAATTTGATGATCGTAGGTTACATCAAATTCACATTTTGCATACAATTTTACTCTAATGTTTGTGCTGTGTCATCCATCTAGGCTCTTCAATACCAAAATATGAATATGGTTTTAAAGAGGAAGTTGAAGCTGTCAAACCCAAACCTAAGCAAAGTCCAATTCCACCACAATCTCAAGTTATTATGAATGGTAAACAATTTCTTGAATAAAgcattttattatatatgaagCAACTACTTATGAACTTGAATTATTGGATGCTGGTTGAGTCTTCAGAAAATGTTGTTAACTTTATTtcacattttcttcaaaaaaaaaaaaaaactttatttcaTATTACTCACTAATGTTTTTGCaaatctttgatatattttaaatcTATATATCTAACAACAATAATCACTTATTCTTCCAGATACGTATCGTTCGAGTGAGCTTCAGCTGCAAAACTATGCTCGAAAGAACGATCATGATCCACGCGTTTTTACGGTTAAAACGGAGGGGCTACCTCATGACACTCGCTATAAAGCTAATGTTGTTATTGATGGCAAATCATATGAAAACCTGACTTTATTCAACACTATAAAAGACGCAGAACAGGCTGCTGCAAAAATTGCCGACATGTTTCAGCAGGCAAGTGTCATTATAATTTCTTATGTGATTCCAAATTTACATTTATGTGTGGATATATTTTATGATCATCAAATCCATAACTAGATATTCGAGGTTATATATCAAAATAGAACTTGATCTCATTGACCTATTAGCGTGTTAGTCTTTTTATATAAGAAACTCTTTCGCGAAAAATAGTGAACCAGACCTTTAAACAAACTTTTAGGCCTTGTCAGATTCGTAGGTAATTATATCAACTTTGTTTGAAGGTGTCAAACTTTTTCGAGTTTATTTGTATGTTTGTGTTTTATCAGCATTAAAAATAGTTGAATTGAATTTTGACTTGTATCCTACTTATTCAGGAAGAATCTAGTTCATTCAAGAGTTTACTTCATGAATTAACACAGAGAGAAGATTTTTCCAACCCAACATATAAAACTACAAAGATTGGTCCTCCTCATATGCCAACTTTTTTCTCAACTGTGGAAGTACAGGGCTTGGAATTTCATGGAAAGGCGTCTACATCCAAAAAACTGGCAGAACAAGATGCTGCAAAGATTGCTCACACTGCCTTAAAAGAGTGTAAGTTCATTCACTTCATTTTCCTTTCATACATAAGAATCGCTTTGATGGAGAACTGCGATATAAAACCATAAATTTGGCCTTTATTATTACATCGACACAAGTCATAATTTAAAAAAGTAAGAGCGATTGAATGTAACCATATGTGTCAATGTCGGACAGTAGACACACTTTAATCTAAAGTGTTTGTGACTATAATTTGATATTATTAATGTCTTGCATAGGTGGAATTCATATGTATGCTGCGTTTTCTTCCTCTATCAAAGAAAATGAAGCAGTACAATCAACTCATGAATCAGACTTTGTTAAATCCAAGCAGAAACTCAACTTTGAAGGTATGTTAATTTCTAAATCATCAATCACTTTTTTGAATCATCTtgaaatattttacatttttcaaaGGTGTAATATACTAATCATTGAGCATGTTATTGACATTGTGTTTATGCTAACAGATGAAGATGAACCTTTGAATGAGGAGATATTAGACTTTTTTAAATCCAAGCAGAAACTCAACTCTGAAGGTATGTTAATTTCTTAATCATCAATCACTTTTTTGAATCATCTtgaaatattttacatttttcaaaGGTGTAATATACTAACCATTGTGCATGTTATTGACATTGTGTTTATGCTAACAGATGAAGATGAATCTTTGGATGAGGAGATATTATTTGCTAATATCAAAGTTAACAATGGCAAGCACAATGAATCTTTTCGACTTCcccctaataaaaaaatgaagatgagcaaCATGagctcttcatcttcttcacccaAATCATATCAATTTTCAGATGCCGATGATACAAGTCCGGATCAAGCCTCTGGATCGACTAGCATTGAGTCGCGACCAATTGCACTCACTAAGGCCAAACGTACCAAAAAGCGTTGGCTTGCGGATTTTTATTAGGAATAAGGTTCTAGAAGAATAGCAATCTAATTTGTTAGTATTTTCCTGATTTGTGGAATCATTGTACACTTAGCAATGATTGATTTGGCTATATAATTGAGAATCTCTATAAAAGAAATTTGAGTCACTTATCTTCTGATATGGAGTTATTCCTACTCTAAAGAAACTTTCCATTGATCTTGCATCAGTTTGGTGCTTTCATCACCTGTCTTAAAGCCTTCTTGCGTTGATCGCAGCAATGAAGATATCCTTCAACAATTGCGCGAAATGCAGCAAAGCTTGGAACAATCATTCCAAACCTTCGACCATGATCAAATATTGATAGAAATATGGATCAAGATATGGGCCTTGAAGCTGAGCCCAAACCAAAGAAAGGAGGAATGATGAGGTGGACAAGTGATGATGTGCATGGGAGTGAGTGCTATAAAGGTGGTGTTAGTGAGGGAATAATATTCATGCTAGAAGTGGTTATTTTGTGGGGTCACTTTGTGACTTGGGGAGCACTTTGTTGCTTTTGTGGCTATTAGCATCTTGCTGATAGTTTGTTACTTCCTTTATTTCAGTGATATTTGTATTCATTTCCTCCATTAATATCAATATAAGCTTTCCTTTATTTACAACTAGGGGTAACCCCGTGCGTTGtacgggtttgattaaaatatataattaaaatatttttataaataaaaaataataattgtgataactataatcacatatatttaaataatagatattattttaaaatatgattatatttaatattagtatatgggtaaaaaaaagttgtttagaaatattagattttttattaatttatatcgtagtttgttcatattttaatgtaatagatctcttataatatttcataagtttgaaagaatgtatcatttttttattttattagtgtaataatataagattttagttttctttatatgagttgcaattttatagtcaaatgtcactttgtttttttatttttgatgtatcccttattttattattttcaataagagttggaggcataccaaattatacttgtagacaatattgctcatgagaaatgttaaaataagttttgattatagaatatgattcatatatggtggctttgactatttgttccacgtgatctcattttttgaaaattatgtctcAAACACcgtatttgcttactacgttctatgcaatttaaggtttcaaatagcttatctacttactcatctctcgttctcttggagtttattctcacttattcacttgttgaaattttattccaactttattagtcccaattttttagtctattgtttggttcacatttttttttgcttggtccttttgtttttggtttgtttttctttttcctggtgaggtttgtgtctcttcaaaattattgttagtttttgtccctcttatttaatattttcttgaacatttattttatttttcttattatattatataaacttgaatatttgttgttgtcgATATATAactttggacgaagattttatatatttgaatttaggtttagttatttggttaaggtaaagaaagtcttatagatgaatttaagatttaacatgtgtcattttcttatttgcttaaaaaaatgtcatcttattcttataaatattccactattttattttcagccgtaacgtaaacattcttttagaatatgtaattaatttatccaaaaagttatattattacgtaaattaaattaataatttttgaattattggtgaattttagttgtgtgtaaatatgtttaaatatatgtgtgattatattttctaaatatatgtaaatatattttaacatctacggttttaataatttctaaaatttattttgacaaatgagcatcaacaatttttatttaataatttttgtctttttttaatttaatttagaaagtttttagtacaattctaagtgggaggaaaaagtatttagcacaatttctaaactaacatgtttttagcacaattcttttcatcgattcattttatggttgtaagaataagatatcatgcgtagattaaaataggaccatctattaaaattcatatatattcatattgaaccatccagatttaggcatgtgttatacgataaatgcatgaagattatatatttggacaacctctaagtcaagttgaatcaatatacttcttgcatgtattacaattataagaaccacATGACTTGAgtatcaactacaaaaaaaaaaaaaaaacttattttaatttctactttgttattgtttctatatttctcttgattgagatcaagtagattacctacacattgtagacaatatagtatttaaaaatgagacacatatttatatttctaaattatttggattgtcttcttttaattgaatgcctccaacatcaatataccctcgatctatataaattttaagggacTTCAAAATCGATAAATAGAaatctcttttatcctcttcaacttattcacatgaaaaaatttaattatattcccattaatcaacaattttttatacaaatcttttaccttatataaaataataaatgaaaaagaaaataagaaacaaataagctaaaacattagactaat
It contains:
- the LOC123911428 gene encoding double-stranded RNA-binding protein 1-like, coding for MYKMKLKELCDRRRWSLPEYYAMNIDGPPHNPRFKGYVFVNGVTFTSSDTFNSSKEANNQAAMKAFLKFSSTPSGSSIPKYEYGFKEEVEAVKPKPKQSPIPPQSQVIMNDTYRSSELQLQNYARKNDHDPRVFTVKTEGLPHDTRYKANVVIDGKSYENLTLFNTIKDAEQAAAKIADMFQQASVIIISYVIPNLHLCVDIFYDHQIHN
- the LOC123911708 gene encoding double-stranded RNA-binding protein 1-like; amino-acid sequence: MYKTQLQHLCQRQRWSLPEYSHMNEGLQHKPSYKASVVVNGVTFTSSDTFNSSKEAQNQAAMKAFFNFSSPPPSAPTKEKVEVSKPQKSSVIVTDTDRLSKNHLNNYARKNNLDPPVYKTIAEGLPHDIHYKATVFIDGKSFESPTFFNTIRDAEQAAAKIALMELPISVDVFQKDESCPSKSLLLELTQREGFCKPTYKTTESGSSHLFFSTVEVEGLEFHGKASRSKKLAENDAAKISYIALKECGLDMYASFCSSFEENQELQSTDKSDIVKPKQNLSFEDELLDKEILPNDVKINNGIHNESFPLPPKKKFKLRNMSSSSTDLPSVSVSESNKATSSYLIFNRLKVFTSFPDTVFPDGNNGSANW
- the LOC123904080 gene encoding uncharacterized protein LOC123904080, yielding MPTFFSTVEVQGLEFHGKASTSKKLAEQDAAKIAHTALKECGIHMYAAFSSSIKENEAVQSTHESDFVKSKQKLNFEDEDEPLNEEILDFFKSKQKLNSEDEDESLDEEILFANIKVNNGKHNESFRLPPNKKMKMSNMSSSSSSPKSYQFSDADDTSPDQASGSTSIESRPIALTKAKRTKKRWLADFY